The Inediibacterium massiliense genome includes the window GTCTCTCCAAGAGATATTGAAGGAGTAAATGCAGAGACTTCTATTATAGATGTTATGACACCTAATCCTATTACAGTGGCTCCTAATACTTCCGTAGCATATATTTCTCATATTATGATTTGGGAAGGAATCAAGCTTGTGCCTATAGTAGAAAATAAAAAGCTTGTAGGAGTGATTACTCGTCAAGATGTGATTCGGGGACTCAAAAACATGAGAAATCAGCCTCATATGGCAGAACCCTTTGAAGATATGCTGATCAATCAATCAAAAATCGAGGAAACACCTACTGGAATTTCATTAACAGGAGAAATTACTCCTATGATGCTTAATGAAAGAGGCATTGCTAGTGCAGGAGTTTTGGTTATGCTTATGTCTACAGCAGGTTCTATGGCTATAAGAAAGCAAAAAAGTTTAGATAGTATTATTGATAGTTTTATGATTTATTTTATTAAACCCTTACAAATTGAAAGCAAGGTAGAAATTCATGCAGATATTATCAATATTAGTCGAAAATTTTATAAAGTAGAAGTGACAGCTTATTATAATGGAGAAATTGTTTCAAAGGCTATGATGTCTGCAAAATTATTGAGAAGATAGAGAGGAGGAAGCTATGAGGGATTTTGTTCATTTACATGTCCATACAGAATATAGCTTATTAGACGGCGCTACTCGTATTAAAGATCTGATCAAGAAAGTAAAAGAATTAGGAATGAAAGCTATTGCCATTACAGATCATGGGTCTATGTTTGGAGTTATTGATTTTTATAAAGAGTGTAAAAAGCATGGAATCAAACCTATTATAGGATGTGAAGTATATACAGCCAGTAGGACTATGAAAGATAAAGATCCAATAAAAGACAAAAGGATGGGGCATTTGGTGCTTCTTGCTAAAAATCAATTAGGCTATCAAAATTTGATGAAGATTGTATCATTGGGCTATGTAGAAGGTTTTTACTATAAACCTCGTATAGATTTATCTGTACTCCAAAAATACAGTGAAGGAATTATTGCTCTTAGTGCTTGTCTGGCAGGAGAAGTACAGCAACATCTTTTAGACAATAATTATGAAGAAGCAAAAAAACATGCAAAAAGATTACAAGAAATATTTGGAGAAGATCATTTTTATTTAGAGCTTCAAGATCATGGGATATCAGAGCAAAAAATAGTCAATGAACAGCTTATTCGATTAAGCAGTGAAACAGGTATTCCACTAGTGGCTACTAATGATGTTCATTATCTCAAAAAAGAAGATGCACCTATTCATGATGTTTTATTGTGTATTCAAACAGCAAAGACATTAGAGGATGAGGATCGAATGAAGTTTCCAACTCCTGAATTTTATCTAAAGTCTCCACAGGAGATGGAAGAATTGTTTTCTTATGCAAAAGAAGCCCTAGATCATACAGCAAAGATTGCAGATTTGTGTCATGTGGAATTTGATTTTAACCAGATGCATCTTCCAAACTATGAAGTTCCTCAATCCTATACGGCTAAGGAGTATTTGAGAAAGCTTTGTAAAGAAGGTTTAAAGAAAAGATATGAAAATATTACAGAGAAATTAAAAGAAAGATTAGAATATGAATTAAACACTATAGAAACCATGGGATATGTGGAATATTTTTTAATCGTATGGGACTTTATAAGATATGCAAAAGAAAACAATATTATGGTAGGACCAGGGAGAGGATCTGCTGCAGGAAGTATTGTCTCTTATACTTTAGGAATTACAGATATAGATCCTATCAAATATAATCTAATCTTTGAAAGGTTTTTAAATCCTGAGCGTGTGACTATGCCAGATATTGATATTGACTTTTGCTTTGAAAGAAGACAAGAGGTTATAGATTATGTAGTAAGAAAATATGGAAAAGAAAAGGTAGCACAAATTATTACCTTTGGAACGATGGCTGCAAGAGCTGCTATAAGAGATGTGGGACGTGCTATGAATATTTCTTATGGAGAAGTAGATACAATTGCAAAACAAATTCCTATGCAGCCTGGAATAACTATAGATAAGGGACTTGAAATCAATCCATCACTAAAAGATATTTACAATAGAGATGAAAAGGCAAAATATTTGATAGATGTAGCAAGAGCCGTAGAGGGGATGCCAAGGCATGCATCTACTCATGCAGCAGGAGTAGTGATATCTAAAAAAGCTATTGATGAGTATGTTCCTTTGTATGTTCATAATGAAGGGGTTACCACCCAGTTTACAATGGGTACGCTAGAAGAGTTAGGATTACTCAAAATGGACTTTTTAGGTCTTAGAAATCTTACAGTGATTCGAGATGCATTAGAAAGCATCAAAAGGAATTATAAAGTAGAGATAGATTTTTCAAGTATGCCTTATACAGACCCAAAGGTATATCAGCTTATTAGCAAAGGAGATACTTTAGGAGTGTTTCAGCTTGAAAGTGCTGGTATGAGGCAATTTATGAAGGAATTAAAGCCAGATTGCTTTGAAGATATTGTAGCGGGTATCTCTCTTTATAGACCAGGACCTATGGATTCTATTCCTAAATATATAGAATACAAAAATAATCCAGAAAAAATACAATATCTTCATCCAAAGCTTGAACCTATTTTAAATGTAACCTATGGATGTTTGATTTATCAAGAACAGGTTATGCAGATTGTAAGAGAACTAGGTGGATACTCCTATGGACGAAGTGATTTGGTACGTCGAGCTATGAGTAAAAAGAAAATGGAAGTCATGGAAGAGGAAAGAAAATATTTCATTTATGGAAAAGAAGATGAAAATGGAAATATAGAAATTGTAGGATGTATAAGAAATGGCGTAGATGAAAAAATAGCAAATCAAATATATGATGATATGATTGACTTCGCCAAGTACGCTTTCAACAAATCTCACGCCGCGGCTTATGCAGTATTAGGTTATGAAACAGCCTATTTGAAATATTATTATCCTGTAGAATTTATGGCAGCGTTGCTGACAAGTGTTATAGGAGATAGTGCTAAAATTGCACAATATATAGAGGACTGTAAAAAAAGAAATATAGAAATTTTACCACCTAGTGTCAATGAAAGTAGAGAAAATTTCACAGTAGAAGATGGAAAAATCAGATTTGGTCTTTTAGCAGTAAAAAATGTAGGATTGGGTGTAATAGATTCTATTGTAAAAGCAAGAGAAGAAAAAGAAAAGTATTTGAGTTTTACGGATTTTTGTGAAAAAGTAGACATGAAAGAAATTAATAAAAGAGCTGTAGAAAGCCTCATAAGATCTGGAGCCTTTGATGGTATGGGAGCCAATCGAGCACAACTTCTGGCGATTTATGAAAAGGTTATGGATGGAATTAACCAAGATCGAAAAAGAAATATAGCAGGACAAGTATCATTTTTTCAAGCTTTTGATACGGCTATTACACAAGGGGCAAAAAAAGATGAACTTCCAGATGTAGCTGAATTTCCGCAAAAAAATCTTTTGATGATGGAAAAGGAAGTATTAGGACTATACATCAGTGGACATCCTTTATCTGAATATGAACAAGAAGTCAAAAAAATTTCAACATTTCATACGATAGATTTGTTAGAAATAGATGAAAATCAAAATCAAAAAATAAAAGATGGAGGATTTATAAGAATTGCAGGATTAATTGTTCATAGAAAAAATAAAATTACAAAGAATAACAATATGATGGCATTTATTACATTAGAAGATTTATTTGGATCTATAGAAGTCCTTGTTTTTCCTAAAATATTTGATCAATATATGAGCTTTTTACAAGAAGATCAAATCGTTGTGATAGAGGGAAAAATTAGTTTGAAGGAAGATGAAGAACCTAAAATTATTGCAAATAAAATTCTTCCTTTAGTCAAAAACGAATATGCACAAAACATGAAACTATATTTAAAAATTAGTAAGGAAAAGGATGAAAAAGAAGTTTTTCAAAATATTAAAAATATCCTTAAAAAATGGAAGGGTATGGTTCCTGTCTATATTTATATAGAAAAAGAAAATAAAAAATTAAAAGCAGATACATCCTTATGGATTCATATACAAGATGGTTTGATTGGGGAATTAAAAGAACTATTAGGAAAAGAATGTGTAAAAATAATAGAATAATATGGAATATTGACTTAGATTATATTGCAAGAATGATAAAATATAATTTCTATATATTGAAATTTACTCAAAATTAGAATAAAATAGTAACAAAATCAATATACTCCAAAGGGAGGTCCAGAATATGTGGACAGTAGTATATATGGCACATAATAAAGAAGATGTACAAAAAATAAAAAGGCTTTTGGATGGAGAAGGATTTTTAGTAAAAATTAAACAAATAGGAAAAGAAGATAAAGTATATGAAGTACTTGTTCCTAGTGGAGAAGTAGAAGAAGCTCATGAAGTATTGGTAAATATTTAATATTAAAATCATAGGGAAAGTACCTGGTTTAGGAACTTTCCCTTCTCAAATAGATAGGAAATACTTAAAAACATATAAAGAGGAGGGGAAAAATGAAAAAAATAGGAGTACTTACCAGTGGAGGAGATTCACCAGGAATGAATGCTGCCATTAGGGCTGTAATACGTTCTGGAATTTATCATGGATTAAAAGTAGTAGGAATCAAAAGAGGATATGATGGATTAATTCATGGAGATATAGAGGATATGAATATTTCCTCTGTAGCAGATATTATTCATCGTGGTGGAACTATGCTTAGAACTGCAAGAAGCGAAGATTTTAAGACGGAGCAAGGTTTTAAAAAAGCTATTAATGTTATTAATGTTTTTGGAATAGATGGAATTGTAGTGATCGGAGGAGATGGATCTTTTAGAGGAGCTGAAAGGTTAAGTCAAGCAGGGATTCCTACCATTGGAATTCCAGGAACGATTGATAATGATTTGGCATATACAGATTATACTATAGGGTTTGATACAGCTATCAATACGGTACTTCATGCTATTAGTAATATAAGAGATACATCGACTTCTCATGAAAGAGCTAATATTATTGAAGTCATGGGAAGACATTGTGGAGATATTGCACTTTTTGCTGGACTTGCAGGAGGGGCAGAGAGTATTATGATCCCAGAGGATCTAGTTTCTGTGGATGAAGTGTGTAAAAAACTGATTCAAGGCAAAAATAGAGGGAAATTACATAGTATTATTCTCTTTGCAGAGGGAGCAGCAGAAAACTCCTATGACATTAAAAAGGAAATTGAAGAAAAGGCAGGAATAGAGGTAAGACTTACTATACTTGGTCATATACAAAGAGGTGGAAGTCCTACAGCTTTTGATAGAATATTGGCAAGTAGAATGGGAGGATATGCAGTAGAGCTTTTATTACAAGGAAAAGGTAGTAGGGTAGTAGGAATGAAAGCCAATGAAATTTTTGATATGGATATATCAGAGGCTCTTTCTATGAAAAAAGAGATCAATAAAGGAATGTATGAGTTAGCTCAAATACTATCTAGATAATTGGAGGGGAATATATATGAGAAAAACAAAGATTGTTTGTACCATAGGTCCCGCAAGTGAAAAAAAAGAAGTATTAAAAGAAATTATCCGAAAAGGGATGAATGTAGCAAGGCTTAATTTTTCCCATGGAACCCATGAAGAACATCAAGTAAGAATTGATACTATCAAAGAAGTTAGAGAAGAATTAGGATTACCTATTGCACTTTTATTAGATACAAAAGGTCCAGAAATCAGAACTGGTAATTTTAAAGATGGAGAAGTTTATTTAAAAGAAGATAATTATTTTACATTAACAACAAGAGAGATCATTGGAGATGAAGCTATAGGTAGTATTACATATAAAGGGCTTCCACAAGATGTAAAAAAAGGAGATACCATCTTAATCGATGATGGATTGATAGGTCTTGAAGTAGTAGAAATTATAGATGATACAGATATAAAATGTATCATTAAAAATT containing:
- a CDS encoding DNA polymerase III subunit alpha, which produces MRDFVHLHVHTEYSLLDGATRIKDLIKKVKELGMKAIAITDHGSMFGVIDFYKECKKHGIKPIIGCEVYTASRTMKDKDPIKDKRMGHLVLLAKNQLGYQNLMKIVSLGYVEGFYYKPRIDLSVLQKYSEGIIALSACLAGEVQQHLLDNNYEEAKKHAKRLQEIFGEDHFYLELQDHGISEQKIVNEQLIRLSSETGIPLVATNDVHYLKKEDAPIHDVLLCIQTAKTLEDEDRMKFPTPEFYLKSPQEMEELFSYAKEALDHTAKIADLCHVEFDFNQMHLPNYEVPQSYTAKEYLRKLCKEGLKKRYENITEKLKERLEYELNTIETMGYVEYFLIVWDFIRYAKENNIMVGPGRGSAAGSIVSYTLGITDIDPIKYNLIFERFLNPERVTMPDIDIDFCFERRQEVIDYVVRKYGKEKVAQIITFGTMAARAAIRDVGRAMNISYGEVDTIAKQIPMQPGITIDKGLEINPSLKDIYNRDEKAKYLIDVARAVEGMPRHASTHAAGVVISKKAIDEYVPLYVHNEGVTTQFTMGTLEELGLLKMDFLGLRNLTVIRDALESIKRNYKVEIDFSSMPYTDPKVYQLISKGDTLGVFQLESAGMRQFMKELKPDCFEDIVAGISLYRPGPMDSIPKYIEYKNNPEKIQYLHPKLEPILNVTYGCLIYQEQVMQIVRELGGYSYGRSDLVRRAMSKKKMEVMEEERKYFIYGKEDENGNIEIVGCIRNGVDEKIANQIYDDMIDFAKYAFNKSHAAAYAVLGYETAYLKYYYPVEFMAALLTSVIGDSAKIAQYIEDCKKRNIEILPPSVNESRENFTVEDGKIRFGLLAVKNVGLGVIDSIVKAREEKEKYLSFTDFCEKVDMKEINKRAVESLIRSGAFDGMGANRAQLLAIYEKVMDGINQDRKRNIAGQVSFFQAFDTAITQGAKKDELPDVAEFPQKNLLMMEKEVLGLYISGHPLSEYEQEVKKISTFHTIDLLEIDENQNQKIKDGGFIRIAGLIVHRKNKITKNNNMMAFITLEDLFGSIEVLVFPKIFDQYMSFLQEDQIVVIEGKISLKEDEEPKIIANKILPLVKNEYAQNMKLYLKISKEKDEKEVFQNIKNILKKWKGMVPVYIYIEKENKKLKADTSLWIHIQDGLIGELKELLGKECVKIIE
- the pfkA gene encoding 6-phosphofructokinase, whose amino-acid sequence is MKKIGVLTSGGDSPGMNAAIRAVIRSGIYHGLKVVGIKRGYDGLIHGDIEDMNISSVADIIHRGGTMLRTARSEDFKTEQGFKKAINVINVFGIDGIVVIGGDGSFRGAERLSQAGIPTIGIPGTIDNDLAYTDYTIGFDTAINTVLHAISNIRDTSTSHERANIIEVMGRHCGDIALFAGLAGGAESIMIPEDLVSVDEVCKKLIQGKNRGKLHSIILFAEGAAENSYDIKKEIEEKAGIEVRLTILGHIQRGGSPTAFDRILASRMGGYAVELLLQGKGSRVVGMKANEIFDMDISEALSMKKEINKGMYELAQILSR